TTGGtaatatattttctaatttaaatggaATAAAACGGGTAGAAAATGACATCAAATGTATTCCTAAAATGAAATCAGTCCTGAATTTGTCGAGAAGTAAAACATTGGACCTAGAATCTATAGATCAAGCAAATGGATGCAGAAATTTGTTTGAAGATCTTCTGaatgataaaagaaaaagtGATGATTTggcaatttttcaaaatacaactGATGATTTAGTGTCGAATCAAATCGAACATGAAATAATTTCTATCAGTGATGATGTAGTAATTCAGGatgtaaccatggtaactgattgcaatgaacatgatgaaaatataaatgctCAATTAGATAtggcaaaaaataaagaagataatgataataataaaacagaTAACACAAACAAAGGAGGCCGAAATCTCTTTGACGAACTGATAAGTAATTGTAATGCCGGTAATGTAATTACTCAGAAGAAAAATGAATTGCCGGGATTCACTAATAATGGACAAAATAGCAGTCTGATGGCGCTTCATCCTTCTTCAGTAAACCTGAAGGTGGAGAATCAAGGTCATGTGATAATTGTCGATTCAAACTATCAGCagataaatattttactaaaagaCGGACAAGAAGATGTCATGAATAAAAGTGATATCGGAATTGGATCTGAATTAGGTCAGAATGAAACATTGCAAATCAGCCAATCTACTGAAGTTGAATCTGGTCAAGGTAAAACTGCTACGTTCATGACGTTAGACAATTGTGAACATATGGACATCTCTTGTTTGGATAATGTGAATGAGAATGACCGGGAAACTTCTAAAATATTTACAGTTGTTAAAATTGatgaacaaaatataatcaGGGAAGATAACTCTGTGCATGAACAAATTACTGAACAAAAAAAGAGCAAGGAGAGTAATATGGACATATTACAGAATATTGAACCGTGTAAAATCACAGACATAAATAATCTTAATAATATTCATGGTCAAGGTGAGAGTTCAAGGTGGGGTCAAggagaaaatttgaaaaaagtcgATGATTTGACAATATTTGAGAAAATGGAACAAATGATTAAATCGAAAGAAATATGCCAGGTTACAGAAAAAACAACTGAAGTGGAGAAGGAAATACATGAATCTTGTGTAAAAATTCAGATTGTAGTAGATGGCAACGTATCTTGTAAAGatcatgaaaacaaaatggaagACAAGTCTGTGAAAAATGTAGAAGTAGAAGAAAACAACTGCATAGAAGATATAGATTGCAATGtacaaaattttgacaaagaagaagaaataaagaataaacatgCAGTTAAATATGTTCAGAAAGTAAAGAGTAAAGCTGAtgaaaaaacagttaaaaatgataaagaaagGGAGACAATTGGCTCTGATCAAATGAAGGAATCTTCagcttttaatttatttgagaAGTTTTCTCACATTTCGAATAACCACTGTATGGAATCTGAAAATACTGCTGTAGAACATGAAGAACAAGTCAATCTCATAGACCACTGTAAGGAATCTGAAAATACTGTCGTAGAAAAAGACATACCCATAGACTCGAGTGACAAGGAAAATACTGTCGTAGAACATGTGGAACAAGACAATCCCGTAGACAGTTATGACAGTTATGACAGTGGTGACAATGAAATTATTGTTGAAGAACATGTAGATCAAGACAATCACATAGACTTTGGTGacaatgaaaatattgattttgaagaaaaagaagaaggaAGAAATCATGAAAAGGAAAAGGATACTTTTCAGAAAGAATGTGAATCTCAAGTTCTGGAAACTGCTGATAAAGAAATCAGTGATAGTCATCATGGTCATGAAGGTGATAAAATCGATGATCaggaaattgaaaaaatagatGGTCAACAAAGTGAAAAAACTAATTGTAAAGAAAGTGATAAAACTATTAgtcatgaaattgaaaaaattgatAGTCAAGAATGTGAAAAAAGTGATCATGGAATTGAAAAGATCAAAAGTCTGGAAATTGAAAACAAGGATAGACAGGAAAGCAAAATAGTTGAACTTAGAGGTGATGAGAGCAATGAATGTGAAGATGATAAAGAGACAAAATTAGCAACACACAAAGATGAAAGTCTTCCTCAGATTCAAACAttgcaaacaaataaagaaaaagttataaatattgataCTGAAAATACTAAAAACATTCCTGAAATGCCAAGATGCAATGATAATGTTAAACAAACTGAAGAAAAAAGTTGTAGTTGTGAAGATAATAGTACTAATTGTGATgaaattttagttaaaaaacaattatttggtgATAATGAGAAAGATGAAGTAAGTACGGGCAGCATGGATGAAAGGAAAGAAgaaagtaaaaatttaaaaactaatgAAAAAGACACCCAAAAGGATCCAGTGGTTAGGAAACGGAAATATAAAGGAGTTAAAGTGATTAAAAAGGAAGAGACTATTGTAGACCAAAGTTCAGTAAGAAAAggcaatatcaaaattataggtAAAAAGTTGTATCTTATAGGAAGAAAAAGAACAATATCAGCAAGCGTagaaagtgaaaataaaaccaCAATTGAGCAGGATAATTCAGGAAAAGTGCCTAATAAGGAAGGACCAATCACAGATAAGACAGAATTTACtgcttataaaaatgaaaatattgaaaaagacgTTATTTGTGGTCCAGAAAAAGAAGCACAGCACTTAAAAAGTCTGACAATATGCAATGAAAATAACTATACAGATAGTTCAGAGTTTATGATAGAACAATGTACCAAGACAAAGTTAGTCTTTAAAGATGGTGTTTACTGGTGCGACTTATGTGATAAGACATTTAAAACTAAAAGCAGCTTACGGACTCATAAATTTAgtcatatgaaatataattttacttGTCAAGCTTGTGGTATGGGGTTTTCGTGGGAGGACCATTTAGAGAGACACATGAATGTTCATTTAAAAACTTCTACATATATTGACCTGCTACAGTCCTACAATGCTTAGACAAAGTAGGATATATTTAATTGAATCTGATATCTAATTTGTTAAACTATTATGATACTCCATGCACTAATTCGCTAACTTATTCTTATTTTCCATGCAAGTTTTATTGTGAATgctaaatgacaaaaaaaaccaatttgctgatatatttttaagtggacatgttacaaaaaattattgattttcaaaaatttgctTTCAGTCAGTGGTTAAACTTATAAaatcatgtttatttcattgacaaTTTAAGTAATATTTACCCATATATACTTAATAAGGtactttaaatgaaatttgtatgatttttattttcattgaaaatttagaattatctccccttaattttctttaaaaaaaaaaagtcttacaTGTTTCCCCTGAAATTTTCTTGTTTGCTTAAATACTAAGAACttaacaaagaaatatattgaCACTGATGTTAAATAGTAGTGCATGTTTTCAAAAATTGCTCTCTGAaggcttgtaaatgagcagtcTTTTGATCACAAATGAGATTTGCATTGTCCAAGAAATTATACATTAATGAATAGTAAAGAAATATTATACCAAATCATACATCATTTGTACATGGTGTAGTTCAGAGAATTCAGCGTGttcaagaaaagaagaaaatgtgACTCTtaacttatacatgtaagttttgAAAAATCTGTATGTCTAAGAAATATAACTCTATCTTCCAGTAAATAACctgtataaaaagttaaaaaaatatgcaacttgtaacaagttgttttttttttactttttaaaaaatatgatcttCTTAGGAATTAAAATATATCCCAATTGATGAAAtactgtaaattttgaaattgttgtgagttttttttttcatgcaaaaaattgaaattggttAGCATTGCAATTGTAAGAGctcatattttaatatttggtaCATATATTTGTTAGTTTATTACAAACTTACCTTTGATCATGAATGGACTTGTTGGTCATTTTGTCAATGTAATTTAAATTGCCCTTCCTCTAATTTCTGTGAtcttttcacatttcctgacccgtttaaatttttttgttttcttctgaatttttatGCGCCTGTCGTCTtttagacgggacgtattatggtataccgttgtccgtccatcagtcgtccacacttcgtacaataactcaaaaacactttcaccaatttccatgaaactaaagtgaattgttaatatctattgacataagctccctttcgttttttttttaatttcagattttaagttttggatttatggggctttattcataaaaaaagggggatttttaacacttcggacaataactcaaaaaggctttcaccaatgtccatgaaactttggtgaattgtttatatctattgatgtaagctccctttcaatttttataaatttcagattttacatttccgtgttatgaatttttaagcttaaaaaaggggggattttccaattttgggacaataactaacactttcacaaaatttaatgcaacttttataaattgtttatatctattgacataaaaCAGCATAAAATGGTTTGTGATTCTGTAATATTTAGAATAACTTAGTCTATTTTATCTCAtctataacttttatataatgtatatgccttaataaatataaaaggtacTTGGTACTCAGAAAGTGTGATGTGAACAAGATAGAATGTATggatgaaaaattaagacaacaaacttagtgcattttttttttcattttttttttggggggggggggtatttgacagggctcacactatttctagttgatcatataaattcatttaaagcatgaaagacaagttaaaagagcaacagGCTTATCATGCGCTAAAGCTCAGccctttatttttattgtgacCATGAGAAAAGGCGACCATGTATGATGAAGTCACatcaaaagtacacaactttcctaaaatctttgaaaaggaaggataaaaatcatcagagaaacagattccaccactgtAAACCATGGTTACtcattattatgatatttctccactctcaacagttgaattttaattatttaaaaaggtcGGCAAGCTTAGCACttttaatattaaagttttactgttgagaaatatcataatacatTTGTTGCAGTTGTTGAATCTATATATCTTGGTATCTTATaaaatggagaatggaaatggggaaagtgttaaagagacaacaacccgacaagagagcagacaacagccgaggccaccaatgggtcttcaatgcagcgataAACTGACAGTTTTAAATTAAGTAtacattttaccatgtttatttagatatgataaattAGCAGGGTGGATCCAGTCATTTCTTAAAGGGGGTTCCCATTGAACCCAAGAAAAAACAGGGAGATCTAACTTGATGTCACCATTCAAATATGCACTGCtcatgcaaaaaataaatgggaGGGGGTTCatggtgcgggaatttctcgttacattgaagacctgttggtgaccttctgctgttgttttttctatggtcaggttgttgtttctttgatacattccccatttccattctcaattttattagtataTGATATCTGTATTGATGTGtttcttttatcatgttattgtctttcataaaatatttccccgtttaattcaaaataataataacatgttgttttttatgtaattttagtATCACAATATTTGTTATGCGGTTGGATATATGAGACTATGCAGGCTGTTATTATTCAATCAGTTGTTAGATTTTCTTCCTTCCACTTGTTAAACCTtgacattttaactttttgttaggtgttttaattaattgtaacATAATTTGGATGTATCTAAACATTACCTGTATATATTGCTTATTTGATCCTaatgatattataaaaacatactattaaaaacaattaaacctGAATGCCTTCATTTATTGTAACTGGGTTTTCcagaaacaatgaaaaacaataaaaaagaagatgtggtattattgccaatgagacaactcgccacaaaagactaaatgacacagaagttaacaactgtaggtcactctataatgagcaaagtccataccacatagtcaactataaaaggccccaaaatgacaatgtaaaacaatacaaacgtgaaaactaatataaaaaaattatgtacaaaatatgaacaaaaaacaaatatttaactcataaacaaacaacaaccactgaattacaggctcctgacttggtacaagtaCATTTCTTTATATCCCTTTATATACAACGGACCTCAAATTTCTTTATAATGCTGTGGATTCCTTATTAGTTGTTGGATACCActttttcgtggttttcgtggttACAGATGAACTACGAATTCGAATGTTCAACCAATCAcacattttctataggctttgcagatatttttttaacaaccaAATCAAATACCCACGAAAAAGccagttttccttaatccacatGAATTGATactcacgaaaataaatgaatcaacagtataaCGTTCATTGTTTTCTGTACAAGTGAAATTCATAGCCTCGTTTCATAATTTACAACaaactaacatatatattttcaccTACATGTAgtaatatttgtcgctggacattaTTGACTAATTCACCATCATTATCATCAAATGTTTAGGTTAACTGGATCATCTGGATACAAtgcatacattaaaaaaaaatagaataaagagACTTGGTACAATTCcaaataagacaaatatccATTAGAGTTTGAATGACCTTAATAAAAGTAACAAATTGCACAACATGCtgccttcaataatgaacaaACCCATTACCATATTGTCCATTATAGAGGCCCCCTCCTAAACAAAATGGGAAACAATTTAAA
The nucleotide sequence above comes from Mytilus trossulus isolate FHL-02 chromosome 5, PNRI_Mtr1.1.1.hap1, whole genome shotgun sequence. Encoded proteins:
- the LOC134718551 gene encoding uncharacterized protein LOC134718551, whose protein sequence is MAGSLRKCSDGTLGYTVTEEDGFKYKIHCSICGRGFMGNAGLTAHMKSHIKATVKTCLESKPVETVEPEIVKSNIIEECLSNYQCKTCGKGFNKLCGLVSHERGHQKKIDNAGKKFDCKVCKQEFKCRQYLTSHMRTHNSNYRNREKRFSCEDCGACFHGNSQLIVHKRTHNGSRPFSCDYCDKKFLDSGNCSAHVNKVHFGKAKESRYYCDVCNKGFHYKSVLKKHSMIHTEEKIYKCEYCSKTFSWKLCYDLHLKLHSGEAMHECSICQKTYPTNHILEKHMNTHTKEKEYECDICNKVFYKRGNMSKHRMIHFDNKPYKCSTCGKGFKQNSTMRTHEDIHNPEHLRKRKSKKGVRDHHCEVCKRSFSSKVTLLNHSRLHTGDLFTCEVCNREFTYLKQYVIHKRKHTGEITDKCHICGRGFICAGYLRKHLKMHAGTRKWKCEVCDKKFTQSGALKKHMQTHTGEMPWACTFCDRRFACNDSLLQHEKQHKGIVEKFFHCSLCPKTFTRASGKLIHMKTVHERLRPFKCDICTKTFSNRGNLQKHLMVHNNERPHKCQQCNKAFRTRSYLNYHIDVVHVNKKTLKCLICQRVFKTQGKLTIHHRIKHKDESENHNLKVADENMNSLNTMNAKTLKCYKCKKLFKTRFSYNRHMKISHGLSLAPTLCLQKLDGKIKSSMQISERNVQKYSGILEKLKCSFSVGKNPPITDKDSIVEVKQNSHENIFDSFLNNKKTLELPKFESCKEVSITSIVEDGYSKCNGNIFANLSHKEETMVEVMDIGEKESKPLSTDLHTNIFEKIMIKPNSNNSSPKETLLCLPEKSANEAKVCSIQSKIKDQSKFGNQLKKLNFGSLTMKKKDVGNIFSNLNGIKRVENDIKCIPKMKSVLNLSRSKTLDLESIDQANGCRNLFEDLLNDKRKSDDLAIFQNTTDDLVSNQIEHEIISISDDVVIQDVTMVTDCNEHDENINAQLDMAKNKEDNDNNKTDNTNKGGRNLFDELISNCNAGNVITQKKNELPGFTNNGQNSSLMALHPSSVNLKVENQGHVIIVDSNYQQINILLKDGQEDVMNKSDIGIGSELGQNETLQISQSTEVESGQGKTATFMTLDNCEHMDISCLDNVNENDRETSKIFTVVKIDEQNIIREDNSVHEQITEQKKSKESNMDILQNIEPCKITDINNLNNIHGQGESSRWGQGENLKKVDDLTIFEKMEQMIKSKEICQVTEKTTEVEKEIHESCVKIQIVVDGNVSCKDHENKMEDKSVKNVEVEENNCIEDIDCNVQNFDKEEEIKNKHAVKYVQKVKSKADEKTVKNDKERETIGSDQMKESSAFNLFEKFSHISNNHCMESENTAVEHEEQVNLIDHCKESENTVVEKDIPIDSSDKENTVVEHVEQDNPVDSYDSYDSGDNEIIVEEHVDQDNHIDFGDNENIDFEEKEEGRNHEKEKDTFQKECESQVLETADKEISDSHHGHEGDKIDDQEIEKIDGQQSEKTNCKESDKTISHEIEKIDSQECEKSDHGIEKIKSLEIENKDRQESKIVELRGDESNECEDDKETKLATHKDESLPQIQTLQTNKEKVINIDTENTKNIPEMPRCNDNVKQTEEKSCSCEDNSTNCDEILVKKQLFGDNEKDEVSTGSMDERKEESKNLKTNEKDTQKDPVVRKRKYKGVKVIKKEETIVDQSSVRKGNIKIIGKKLYLIGRKRTISASVESENKTTIEQDNSGKVPNKEGPITDKTEFTAYKNENIEKDVICGPEKEAQHLKSLTICNENNYTDSSEFMIEQCTKTKLVFKDGVYWCDLCDKTFKTKSSLRTHKFSHMKYNFTCQACGMGFSWEDHLERHMNVHLKTSTYIDLLQSYNA